A single genomic interval of Polynucleobacter necessarius harbors:
- a CDS encoding patatin-like phospholipase family protein: protein MGSLFGAAGLRSCSLIGRKKPVLGLVLGAGAAQGIRPDIVVGSSAGSVIAALLASDATGNELNRLALNLDEATITDWGLPFAGRFGGLIKGDTHAKHG from the coding sequence ATGGGCAGCCTTTTCGGTGCCGCAGGCCTGCGCTCTTGCAGCCTGATTGGCCGCAAAAAACCGGTGCTGGGATTAGTTTTGGGCGCCGGGGCAGCCCAAGGCATCAGACCCGATATTGTTGTGGGCAGTAGTGCCGGCAGTGTCATTGCTGCCTTATTGGCCTCTGACGCAACTGGAAATGAGCTTAATCGCCTTGCTCTGAATCTAGATGAGGCGACTATTACCGATTGGGGCCTCCCCTTTGCTGGCCGTTTTGGCGGACTCATCAAAGGGGATACCCATGCAAAACATGGTTAA
- a CDS encoding patatin-like phospholipase family protein, translated as MRIPLGIVTTELQSGKGVLFRTGNTGLAVRASCSVSGVFQPTVISGKAYVDGGLVAPVPVSYARQMGATLVIAVNISSEPVHQDASGTLVVLQQTISVMQRSINQYA; from the coding sequence ATGCGTATTCCGCTTGGCATTGTTACCACCGAATTGCAGTCAGGTAAAGGGGTTTTATTTAGAACTGGTAATACCGGTCTAGCGGTACGCGCTTCCTGCAGCGTGTCCGGAGTTTTTCAACCAACAGTCATTAGCGGAAAAGCATATGTTGATGGTGGTTTAGTTGCCCCAGTACCCGTGAGCTACGCAAGACAGATGGGCGCAACCCTGGTGATTGCGGTCAATATTTCTTCCGAGCCAGTGCACCAAGATGCCAGCGGAACTTTGGTCGTTTTGCAACAAACCATTTCGGTTATGCAAAGAAGCATTAATCAATATGCATGA
- a CDS encoding BrnT family toxin, which produces MEITYDPSKNLLNIRHRNLSFEQVAEFDFETAIFTVDKRKDYREIRRCALGYLGNRLHALVFTETPNGMRIISFRKANKREIASYE; this is translated from the coding sequence ATGGAGATTACTTATGATCCATCAAAAAATCTACTCAATATTCGACACCGAAATCTATCCTTTGAACAGGTGGCAGAGTTTGATTTTGAAACAGCAATTTTTACTGTTGATAAAAGAAAAGATTACAGAGAAATTCGAAGGTGCGCCTTAGGCTATCTTGGCAATAGACTTCATGCGCTGGTATTTACAGAAACGCCTAATGGAATGCGAATCATTAGCTTTAGAAAAGCAAATAAACGAGAGATTGCCAGTTATGAATAA
- a CDS encoding BrnA antitoxin family protein, translating to MNKKRKSDQDDFEWTKAKVKASKKINSLPKSLQQKLASRKTRGPQTKPTKVSTTIRLSSDVIETFKATGDGWQTRIDFALKQWLKEHTLA from the coding sequence ATGAATAAAAAGAGGAAGAGTGATCAAGATGACTTTGAGTGGACCAAGGCAAAGGTCAAGGCATCTAAAAAAATTAATTCCCTACCAAAGTCTTTGCAGCAAAAACTTGCTTCACGAAAAACAAGAGGGCCACAAACTAAGCCAACTAAAGTTTCGACAACCATCCGCCTATCAAGTGATGTAATTGAAACATTTAAGGCCACTGGAGATGGCTGGCAAACCAGAATTGATTTCGCTCTTAAGCAATGGCTCAAAGAGCATACGCTAGCTTAA
- a CDS encoding C40 family peptidase produces the protein MLSKLLDFGLSAFICVSAYAVDPVVEANSETAVPKESMFQAGRSYIARVSDRLADTVTGKSEELINRAMEVIGVRYRWDAELPQSGLDGSSFVGYVFKDKLGFLLPRKSTQMSRVGKAITREELQPGDLVFFNTMRLTFSHVGIYVGDNKFIHSPSKGTNVRVDDLGSLYWDKRFDGARRLDGSDNLDDSERQELLNDVKNLKRKSRSL, from the coding sequence ATGCTTTCTAAACTCCTGGACTTTGGTCTGAGTGCCTTCATTTGCGTATCTGCGTATGCGGTTGACCCTGTGGTTGAAGCTAATTCAGAAACTGCTGTGCCAAAGGAAAGTATGTTTCAAGCTGGACGCTCTTACATTGCCCGCGTTTCAGATCGTCTGGCAGATACCGTTACTGGCAAATCAGAAGAATTGATTAATCGCGCCATGGAAGTGATTGGTGTGCGCTATCGCTGGGATGCTGAATTGCCGCAATCTGGATTAGACGGCAGCAGTTTTGTAGGTTATGTCTTTAAAGATAAGCTCGGATTTTTGTTGCCACGCAAATCCACTCAAATGAGTCGTGTTGGCAAGGCAATTACGCGTGAAGAATTGCAGCCAGGTGATTTGGTTTTTTTCAACACCATGCGCTTAACTTTTTCTCACGTTGGTATTTACGTCGGGGATAACAAATTTATTCATTCGCCCTCCAAAGGTACGAATGTTCGCGTCGATGATCTTGGCAGCCTCTATTGGGATAAGCGTTTTGACGGAGCGCGTCGTTTAGATGGTAGCGATAATCTGGATGACTCCGAACGCCAAGAACTTCTCAACGACGTTAAAAACCTAAAGCGTAAGTCGCGCAGCCTTTAA
- a CDS encoding ABC transporter ATP-binding protein codes for MSLLRYADLCIAFGAGRREKFAVNHLDLEIGIGERVALVGESGSGKTLTALAPLRLEPEGAKVSGKILWNRKDGKGEMDLLSMSIQDIREIRGREIAMVFQEPMTALNPLFTVGNQIIEAVQIYQPLISKADSIDAAIDLLRKTGIPDPERRFHSYPHQLSGGQRQRAMIAMALACKPRLLIADEPTTALDVSLRLQILDLLKELQEESKNDGGMGILLITHDLNLVKHFAQRVAVLNQGNLMESGSTKQVFEHPEDPYARALVNSEPVRDLAPLMPLAPVLLKTEELSVAYPSSELTSWFKKAPPHKVLKKVSFTLKQGQTIGVIGESGSGKTTLGMAVLGLLGDSAAEVSGDVDVLGNAWQTLKPVERRALRSSLQVIFQDPFGSLSPRMNVFQIVSEGLDVHFPKLFAAEREARVVDMLKEVGLDRSALLRYPHEFSGGQRQRIAIARALIFRPQILVLDEPTSALDVSIQKQVLALLTELQKKYNLAYLMISHDLAVIRAMSHEVMVLKGGKVVDFGDTETLIKHPRQTYTKELFAAAELT; via the coding sequence ATGAGCTTGTTACGTTACGCAGATCTTTGTATTGCTTTTGGAGCTGGCCGACGTGAAAAATTCGCCGTTAATCATCTCGATTTAGAGATTGGGATCGGTGAGCGTGTTGCTCTGGTAGGGGAGTCGGGCTCAGGCAAAACGCTTACAGCCTTAGCGCCATTGCGATTGGAGCCTGAAGGTGCCAAGGTAAGTGGAAAGATTCTCTGGAATAGAAAAGACGGAAAGGGCGAGATGGATTTGCTCTCCATGTCTATTCAGGACATTCGGGAGATTCGTGGGCGTGAGATTGCAATGGTGTTTCAGGAGCCCATGACCGCGCTGAACCCGCTATTTACTGTTGGCAATCAAATCATTGAGGCGGTACAAATTTACCAGCCCTTAATTTCTAAAGCAGATTCGATTGATGCTGCGATAGATTTACTTCGTAAGACGGGAATCCCTGATCCTGAGCGCCGCTTTCATTCCTATCCGCATCAACTTTCTGGTGGCCAAAGACAGCGTGCGATGATCGCGATGGCCCTGGCATGTAAGCCTCGCCTCCTGATTGCAGATGAACCCACAACAGCGTTAGATGTGAGTTTGCGTTTGCAGATTTTGGATTTGCTCAAAGAGTTGCAAGAAGAATCCAAGAATGATGGCGGCATGGGGATTTTGTTAATCACCCATGATCTCAATTTGGTGAAACATTTTGCTCAGCGTGTCGCGGTATTAAATCAAGGCAATTTAATGGAGTCCGGATCCACGAAGCAGGTCTTTGAGCATCCTGAGGATCCATACGCTCGAGCTTTGGTTAATAGTGAGCCAGTTCGTGACTTGGCGCCACTCATGCCTTTAGCTCCCGTGCTGCTGAAAACCGAAGAGCTATCGGTTGCTTACCCCAGCTCAGAGTTAACTTCTTGGTTTAAAAAAGCGCCGCCTCATAAAGTGCTCAAAAAAGTGAGCTTTACATTAAAGCAAGGTCAAACCATTGGCGTGATTGGTGAATCGGGTTCTGGCAAGACAACGTTGGGAATGGCGGTGCTTGGTTTACTGGGCGACTCAGCGGCAGAAGTCTCTGGCGATGTGGACGTACTTGGCAATGCCTGGCAAACACTGAAGCCTGTCGAGAGAAGGGCGCTGCGCTCAAGCTTGCAAGTCATTTTTCAGGACCCGTTTGGTTCGCTCTCGCCACGTATGAATGTGTTTCAGATTGTTTCAGAAGGTTTGGATGTGCACTTTCCAAAGTTGTTTGCGGCAGAGCGTGAAGCTCGCGTGGTGGACATGCTAAAAGAAGTGGGTTTAGATCGTTCCGCACTATTGCGTTATCCCCATGAGTTTTCTGGTGGTCAGCGTCAGCGGATTGCTATTGCCCGCGCATTAATCTTTCGCCCACAAATTTTGGTTTTAGATGAACCCACCTCTGCTTTGGATGTATCGATCCAAAAGCAGGTGCTAGCCTTGTTAACGGAGCTACAGAAAAAATACAACTTGGCCTATCTCATGATTAGCCATGATTTAGCGGTCATCAGGGCAATGTCCCATGAGGTCATGGTTCTCAAGGGCGGCAAAGTGGTGGACTTTGGCGATACAGAAACCTTGATTAAGCACCCCCGTCAAACTTATACAAAAGAGCTTTTTGCAGCAGCAGAGCTGACTTAG
- a CDS encoding ABC transporter permease: protein MSRWQRFKNSRTGYASLWIFLALFGLSMCAELIANDKPLVVRYAGHFYFPIAKSQPETVFGGDFATPADFLDPDIRNNITSNGNWAIYPPIHYSYETLNYFSKVPNPAPPSWENWLGTDDRGRDVLARLIYGFRLSILFGLALTIVGVSVGIITGSLMGFFGGKFDLISQRLIEVWSAMPELYLLIIFASIFNPSVSLLIILLAAFGWMGLSDYVRAEFFRNRALEYVRAARALGLTNLQIMWRHILPNSLTPVITFLPFRMSAAILSLTSLDFLGLGVPPGTPSLGELLSQGKSNLDAWWISLSTFVVLVATLLLLTFMGEALRNAFDSRKAGMMSGGRS, encoded by the coding sequence ATGAGTCGTTGGCAACGGTTTAAAAATAGTCGCACGGGTTATGCCAGCCTATGGATCTTTTTGGCGCTTTTCGGTTTGTCGATGTGTGCCGAGTTGATTGCCAATGACAAGCCTTTGGTCGTTCGCTATGCAGGGCATTTCTATTTTCCGATCGCCAAGAGTCAGCCAGAAACTGTCTTCGGTGGAGATTTCGCCACACCAGCTGATTTCTTGGATCCAGATATTCGTAACAACATCACGAGCAACGGTAACTGGGCAATTTACCCGCCGATTCATTACAGCTACGAGACGCTCAACTATTTTTCTAAAGTTCCCAACCCGGCACCACCTTCTTGGGAAAATTGGCTTGGGACTGATGATCGCGGGCGCGATGTTCTGGCGCGTTTGATTTATGGTTTTCGCTTATCTATTCTCTTTGGTTTAGCGCTAACGATTGTCGGTGTGAGCGTTGGCATCATCACCGGCTCTTTGATGGGCTTTTTCGGTGGCAAGTTCGACTTAATCTCGCAACGTCTGATTGAGGTTTGGTCGGCGATGCCAGAGCTCTATTTGTTGATCATCTTTGCTTCAATATTTAACCCCAGCGTTTCTTTGTTGATTATTTTATTAGCTGCCTTTGGTTGGATGGGTTTATCAGACTATGTCAGAGCGGAGTTTTTCCGTAACCGCGCATTAGAGTATGTCCGTGCGGCGCGAGCATTGGGTTTAACGAATTTGCAAATTATGTGGCGCCACATTCTGCCTAATAGCTTGACACCAGTGATTACTTTTTTACCATTTCGAATGAGTGCCGCCATTCTGTCTCTCACCAGTTTGGATTTCTTGGGTTTGGGAGTTCCTCCCGGCACGCCAAGCCTCGGTGAATTGCTGTCCCAAGGCAAGAGCAATCTCGATGCATGGTGGATCTCTTTGTCTACCTTTGTTGTTTTGGTGGCAACACTACTGCTATTAACATTTATGGGCGAGGCATTGCGTAATGCGTTTGATTCTCGCAAAGCGGGCATGATGAGTGGAGGGCGCTCATGA
- a CDS encoding microcin C ABC transporter permease YejB, giving the protein MRAYIFKRLLLMIPTILGVLTLTFAVVQFVPGGPVEQMVLELKGNGSSATGGSESSGSGATYRGRQGVDAQRLEEVKALYGFDQPPIERYFMMLGRFARFDLGQSYYQHESVWSLVVSKLPVSISIGLWTFFLTYLVSIPLGIAKAVRDGSRFDAITSSMILVGYAIPGFVLGVLLLVLFGGGSFLQIFPLRGLTSDNWSDLSLIGKVMDYLWHLVLPITASVLGSFAVVTMLTKNSFLEEIRKQYVLTARAKGLTEKQVLWKHVFRNALLPLVTGFPAAFIGAFFTGSLLIETLFSLDGLGFLSYESVMRRDYPVVFGTLYLFTLIGLFTKLISDLCYVYVDPRIQFGAGGGS; this is encoded by the coding sequence ATGCGCGCCTATATCTTTAAGCGCTTGCTTTTAATGATTCCTACGATTTTGGGTGTGTTAACCCTGACATTTGCGGTTGTGCAATTTGTTCCGGGTGGGCCTGTTGAGCAAATGGTCCTTGAATTAAAAGGCAATGGTAGTTCGGCTACTGGTGGTTCAGAATCTTCCGGATCTGGTGCAACATATCGAGGTCGACAAGGCGTTGACGCGCAGCGCCTCGAAGAGGTAAAGGCTTTATATGGTTTTGATCAGCCACCTATTGAGCGTTACTTCATGATGCTCGGCCGCTTTGCTCGATTTGACTTGGGTCAAAGTTATTACCAGCACGAGAGTGTTTGGAGTCTGGTGGTGTCTAAGTTGCCGGTGTCGATCAGCATCGGTTTATGGACCTTCTTTCTCACCTATTTAGTTTCAATACCTCTGGGTATCGCTAAAGCGGTGCGTGATGGCTCGCGATTTGATGCAATCACTAGCAGCATGATTCTGGTGGGTTATGCCATACCGGGATTTGTATTGGGAGTTTTATTACTGGTTCTCTTTGGCGGCGGTAGCTTCTTGCAAATATTCCCGCTACGAGGCTTAACGTCAGACAACTGGAGTGATCTCAGTCTGATTGGCAAGGTGATGGATTACTTGTGGCATTTGGTGCTCCCAATCACTGCATCTGTTCTGGGTAGCTTTGCGGTAGTCACAATGCTGACTAAGAATTCTTTCTTAGAAGAGATTCGAAAACAGTATGTTCTCACTGCTAGAGCGAAAGGTCTTACTGAAAAACAAGTGTTGTGGAAGCATGTTTTCCGCAATGCGCTCTTGCCGTTAGTGACTGGATTTCCGGCGGCTTTTATTGGCGCCTTTTTTACGGGTTCATTATTGATTGAGACCTTATTCTCCTTGGATGGGCTTGGCTTTCTATCGTATGAATCAGTGATGCGCAGGGATTACCCGGTGGTCTTTGGCACTTTATATTTATTCACCTTAATCGGCTTATTTACTAAGCTGATTTCTGACCTTTGCTATGTGTATGTTGATCCACGCATTCAGTTTGGCGCGGGAGGTGGTTCATGA